In the genome of Candidatus Woesearchaeota archaeon, the window CCCATTATGCCAATGTCGATATCTTCAGGAAGAAGTTCTTCTGGAATAAGCATTCCCGTGCTTGGTGAAGGCGCAACAAGTGGATTCTCTGAAGTTGCTTTTGCATAAGGAAGATCTGGTTTTGACCGGGAAAGTAAAGGCGTGATGTCTCTCGCAAGAAGGAACTCCAGAGAGACGCTTTCTCTTCTTGATGGATGAACAGGTACTTCCATCAGAGAGAGAAATGGCATTCTGTTTTAATGTGTTATTGTTTAAAATTTTCCCTAAAGCACAATCGCTTCAGGAATTCCACGGAAATCATTGTCAAATGTAAGAATTTTCGCTCCAATCTTTTTTGCAATTGCAAGAGTAACTGCATCTGATAAAGAAATCTTTCCATTTTTCTTCCTAAGCTCATGATATAATCTTCCGGCATTTTCCGCAATTGAAAAATCTATGAGAACTACTGTTCCTTTTACCTTAAGGAAGGATAATGCAACATCTAAAGGCATATCATAGCGTAAAAAGGTTGCTGTTATTTCTCCTATACAAAATCCAGAAGTAAAAAGGATATGAGTGTCAACATACTTCTTTACTGTATTCCCCTTTGTGCCTCCTTTAAAATATTCAATCCAAGCCGAAGAATCAACAACAAGCTTATCCATGGTGCTCAAACTTATTCCACTTTATATCTATCTTATCTTCTTTCTTGAATGAACCAAGAGAAGGGAACATTCCAAAACAATCTAGAGGTACTTTTTTTATTTCAACACGTACCATCTCTCCTGAATGAATATTTTCAAAGTCAGCTATTTCTTTAGGAATTCTCACCATCAATGAACCACCAACTTTTCTTGCATATTGTATTGTTTCAGTCATATAATCACCTATTAAATCTAATTATATATTATGTTATATTTAAAAGTTTCCCTCTTTCTTCACCATTTCCACCTAAAATCATATATACTTATTCTGCTTTCCATCTGTTATGACCACTGAAGCAGCTACAGCACCCAAGAAAAAAGTTCTTATCATTGATGATCAATATCCTCTTCGTGAATTTTTAGAAACCATGCTCGAAGATGATTATGATGTCATTAAAGCTGAATCTGCGGTAGAAGCGCGCACTGTTCTTCACGAATCGGTTGATCTCATCATTCTTGATATTATGATGCCGAACTTTGATGGCTACGCCTTTTGCAAAGAATTGAAAAGTAGCATTGTCACAAAACATAT includes:
- a CDS encoding PIN domain-containing protein; amino-acid sequence: MDKLVVDSSAWIEYFKGGTKGNTVKKYVDTHILFTSGFCIGEITATFLRYDMPLDVALSFLKVKGTVVLIDFSIAENAGRLYHELRKKNGKISLSDAVTLAIAKKIGAKILTFDNDFRGIPEAIVL
- a CDS encoding AbrB/MazE/SpoVT family DNA-binding domain-containing protein, whose amino-acid sequence is MTETIQYARKVGGSLMVRIPKEIADFENIHSGEMVRVEIKKVPLDCFGMFPSLGSFKKEDKIDIKWNKFEHHG
- a CDS encoding response regulator transcription factor; this translates as MTTEAATAPKKKVLIIDDQYPLREFLETMLEDDYDVIKAESAVEARTVLHESVDLIILDIMMPNFDGYAFCKELKSSIVTKHIPIMVLTAKHQLSDLQPAIDAGADEYLTKPLEQEYFMKRVKILVERIKEDDIPPQGKLLQFGGGFHYVRRKNI